From Trichoderma atroviride chromosome 1, complete sequence, one genomic window encodes:
- a CDS encoding uncharacterized protein (EggNog:ENOG41), whose amino-acid sequence MSTPTLKHVFTMAITPKAPVNVGETPRGKANWFEITGGTITGVDGTHIADVNAGGGDYLTRFVDDNVAEVDLRLIAKDSNGELLRLTVSGFDYLDRATMLALDGRAGEDPGNNTTGITEPYGFEIVKCSTASQEYRWMNFAVLIARVSFIMGAAGIESVEYKVFHVTN is encoded by the coding sequence ATGTCAACACCCACCCTCAAGCACGTCTTCACAATGGCAATCACGCCAAAAGCACCAGTCAATGTCGGCGAAACTCCAAGAGGAAAGGCAAATTGGTTCGAAATCACGGGTGGTACAATCACTGGCGTAGATGGCACCCATATTGCAGATGTAAACGCGGGCGGAGGAGACTATCTCACTCGATTCGTCGATGACAATGTCGCTGAGGTGGATCTGCGGCTAATCGCCAAAGACTCGAATGGAGAGCTGTTACGCCTCACCGTATCGGGATTCGACTATCTTGATCGAGCAACTATGCTGGCTTTGGATGGCCGAGCAGGAGAGGATCCGGGCAATAATACGACAGGCATCACGGAGCCGTACGGCTTTGAGATAGTCAAGTGCAGCACGGCGAGTCAAGAGTACAGGTGGATGAACTTTGCCGTCTTGATTGCGCGTGTAAGTTTCATCATGGGGGCTGCCGGTATTGAAAGTGTCGAATACAAGGTATTCCACGTAACAAACTAG